A region from the Chionomys nivalis chromosome 22, mChiNiv1.1, whole genome shotgun sequence genome encodes:
- the LOC130864852 gene encoding 39S ribosomal protein L30, mitochondrial-like: MAGVLRSVFQRPPGRLLTVKKGVESLIGTDWIRHKFTRSRIPDKVFQPKPEDHEKYGGDPQHPHKLHIVTRIKSTKRRPYWEKDTIKMLGLQKTHTPQIHKNIPSVNAKLKVVKHLIRIQPLKLPQGLPTEETMSSTCLKSTGELVVQWHLKPVEQEAKS, encoded by the coding sequence ATGGCTGGTGTTTTGCGTTCAGTATTTCAGAGGCCTCCAGGCAGACTGCTGACTGTGAAGAAAGGTGTGGAATCTCTCATTGGTACAGATTGGATTCGTCACAAATTTACCAGATCAAGGATTCCAGATAAAGTGTTTCAGCCTAAACCTGAAGATCATGAAAAATATGGTGGGGACCCCCAGCACCCTCATAAACTACACATTGTTACAAGAATAAAAAGTACAAAAAGGCGTCCATATTGGGAAAAGGATACAATCAAGATGCTTGGACTGCAGAAGACACACACCCCGCAAATTCACAAGAACATCCCTTCAGTGAACGCAAAGTTGAAAGTAGTTAAACACTTGATACGTATCCAGCCCCTGAAGCTACCGCAAGGACTTCCCACAGAAGAGACCATGTCTAGCACGTGCCTCAAGAGCACTGGGGAATTGGTGGTACAGTGGCATCTGAAGCCtgtggagcaggaagcaaagtCTTGA